One window of the Streptomyces asoensis genome contains the following:
- a CDS encoding glycosyltransferase → MTAGSRGDVAPFTGLGHGLVRAGHEVTLVTHARFAPLVAGSGVGFHALPVDPRAELESERGRGLHRSTTGPGKLLRVARMARSLVGRMTDDLLTAAQASDVLLLSASVAPLGHTIAAGLSLPSLGLYLQPVAPTREFAPPLLGGGSWGAVGNRLAGHGVGLAVEQIFAPVVPTLRARLGLPAVRRPGTGQPRRARRGWPVLHGFSLLVVPRPRDWRAELDVTGYWWPYDRETRLPPALREFLDAGPPPVFVGLGSATVPDPRRLSAEIVRALRRAGLRGVIQRGWAGLAVDGDDMLTVDDVPHSLLFPETAAVVHHCGAGTTAAGVRAGVPAVPVPIQFDEPFWADRLVDLGVAPNSLPLRRLTAQTLTAALLRVTREPEFSLRARELGVRVREEDGVGQVVDVVGRLGER, encoded by the coding sequence ATGACAGCGGGATCCCGGGGTGACGTGGCGCCCTTCACGGGACTGGGCCATGGCCTGGTGCGGGCGGGGCACGAGGTCACCCTGGTCACCCACGCGCGGTTCGCGCCGCTGGTGGCGGGCTCGGGGGTGGGCTTCCACGCCCTGCCGGTGGATCCACGGGCGGAGCTGGAGTCCGAGCGGGGCCGGGGGCTGCACCGCAGCACCACCGGCCCGGGCAAGCTGCTGCGGGTGGCCCGCATGGCGCGGTCACTGGTGGGGCGGATGACCGACGACCTCCTGACCGCCGCGCAGGCGAGCGACGTCCTGCTGCTGTCCGCCTCGGTGGCGCCGCTGGGGCACACCATCGCCGCGGGGCTGTCCCTGCCGAGCCTCGGCCTCTACCTCCAACCCGTCGCCCCCACCAGGGAGTTCGCGCCGCCGCTGCTGGGCGGCGGCTCATGGGGAGCGGTCGGCAACCGGCTCGCCGGGCACGGTGTCGGGCTGGCCGTCGAGCAGATCTTCGCGCCGGTCGTGCCGACGCTACGGGCCCGGCTGGGGCTGCCCGCCGTACGCCGTCCGGGCACCGGCCAGCCGCGCCGGGCCCGGCGCGGCTGGCCGGTCCTGCACGGTTTCAGCCTGCTGGTGGTGCCCCGGCCCCGCGACTGGCGGGCGGAGCTGGACGTCACCGGGTACTGGTGGCCGTACGACCGGGAGACCCGGCTCCCGCCCGCCCTGCGGGAGTTCCTCGACGCCGGGCCGCCGCCGGTCTTCGTCGGGCTGGGCAGCGCGACCGTGCCCGACCCGCGGCGACTGAGCGCCGAGATCGTCCGGGCGCTGCGGCGGGCGGGGCTGCGCGGGGTGATCCAGCGCGGCTGGGCGGGCCTCGCGGTCGACGGCGACGACATGCTGACCGTCGACGACGTCCCGCACTCGTTGCTGTTCCCGGAGACGGCCGCGGTGGTCCACCACTGCGGGGCGGGCACCACGGCGGCGGGCGTACGGGCCGGGGTCCCCGCCGTGCCGGTACCGATCCAGTTCGACGAGCCCTTCTGGGCCGACCGCCTGGTCGACCTCGGCGTGGCACCGAACTCGTTGCCGCTGCGTCGACTGACGGCGCAGACACTGACGGCCGCGCTTCTGCGGGTCACCCGGGAACCTGAATTCTCCCTACGTGCAAGGGAGTTGGGTGTGCGGGTGCGCGAGGAGGACGGAGTGGGACAGGTGGTGGATGTGGTGGGCCGGCTGGGAGAGAGGTGA
- a CDS encoding RICIN domain-containing protein encodes MFPPPPAHPVRRWRSAAARVLALLLTVTAALLFAQPGPAQAATSRQIAVPTAPMGWASWNSFAAKIDYNVIKQQVDAFVAAGLPAAGYKYINIDEGWWQGTRDSAGNITVDTAEWPGGMSAIADYIHSKGLKAGIYTDAGKDGCGYYYPTGRPAAPGSGSEGHYDQDMLQFSQWGFDFVKVDWCGGDAEGLDAATAYTAISGAVTKATAATGRPLTLSICNWGYQNTWNWAPGLAPMFRTSTDIIYYGNNPSMTNLLSNFDQGLHPTAQHTGYYNDPDMLMVGMTGFTAAQNRTHMNLWAVSGAPLLAGNDLTTMTTETANILKNPEVIAVDQDTRGLQGVKVAEDTTGAQVYGKVLAGSGKRAVVLLNRTSAAQNITVRWSDLGLTNASATVRDLWARADVGTYSTSYTASVPAGGSVMLTVTGGTEASGSTYTGTSSFSGVVAGNTGLKVVDVAYTNTASTARTATLKVNGQTATTVSFPPTGSTQGTITLQVALSKGSANTLAFTGAPTLADITVKPLAGANGALVVGKQSGRCLDLYNSTITNGTQAELWDCNGGSNQAWTYTSRKELVVYGNKCLDAYNLGTTNGTKVVIWDCNGQNNQKWNVNSDGTITNVNAGLCLDANGAGTANRTPIVLWTCGTADNQKWTLT; translated from the coding sequence ATGTTTCCCCCACCCCCCGCGCACCCGGTCCGGCGCTGGAGATCCGCCGCCGCACGGGTACTCGCCCTGCTGCTGACGGTGACCGCCGCCCTGCTGTTCGCCCAGCCCGGCCCGGCCCAGGCGGCGACCTCGCGGCAGATCGCCGTGCCCACCGCCCCGATGGGCTGGGCCTCCTGGAACAGCTTCGCCGCGAAGATCGACTACAACGTCATCAAGCAGCAGGTCGACGCGTTCGTCGCCGCGGGCCTGCCGGCGGCCGGATACAAGTACATCAACATCGACGAGGGCTGGTGGCAGGGCACCCGCGACAGCGCGGGCAACATCACCGTCGACACGGCCGAGTGGCCCGGCGGCATGAGCGCCATCGCCGACTACATCCACAGCAAGGGCCTCAAGGCCGGCATCTACACGGACGCCGGCAAGGACGGCTGCGGCTACTACTACCCGACCGGCCGCCCCGCCGCCCCGGGCAGCGGCAGCGAGGGCCACTACGACCAGGACATGCTCCAGTTCTCGCAGTGGGGCTTCGACTTCGTGAAGGTCGACTGGTGCGGCGGTGACGCCGAGGGCCTCGACGCGGCGACGGCGTACACCGCGATCAGCGGCGCCGTCACGAAGGCGACGGCCGCCACCGGCCGCCCGCTCACCCTCTCCATCTGCAACTGGGGCTACCAGAACACCTGGAACTGGGCTCCCGGCCTCGCCCCGATGTTCCGGACCAGCACCGACATCATCTACTACGGCAACAACCCGTCGATGACGAACCTGCTGTCCAACTTCGACCAGGGCCTGCACCCCACCGCCCAGCACACCGGCTACTACAACGACCCGGACATGCTGATGGTCGGCATGACCGGCTTCACCGCCGCCCAGAACCGCACCCACATGAACCTGTGGGCGGTCTCCGGCGCCCCGCTCCTCGCCGGCAACGACCTGACCACGATGACCACGGAGACGGCGAACATCCTCAAGAACCCCGAGGTCATCGCCGTCGACCAGGACACGCGCGGCCTCCAGGGCGTCAAGGTCGCCGAGGACACCACCGGGGCGCAGGTGTACGGCAAGGTCCTCGCCGGCAGCGGCAAGCGTGCCGTCGTCCTGCTCAACCGCACCTCCGCCGCCCAGAACATCACCGTCCGCTGGTCCGACCTGGGTCTGACCAACGCCTCCGCCACCGTCCGTGACCTGTGGGCCCGCGCCGACGTCGGCACGTACTCCACGAGCTACACGGCGAGCGTCCCGGCGGGCGGCTCGGTCATGCTCACCGTCACCGGCGGCACCGAGGCGTCGGGCAGCACGTACACCGGCACGTCCAGCTTCTCCGGCGTGGTCGCCGGGAACACCGGCCTGAAGGTCGTCGACGTCGCCTACACCAACACCGCCTCCACCGCCCGTACCGCGACGCTGAAGGTGAACGGCCAGACCGCGACGACGGTCTCCTTCCCGCCGACGGGCTCCACACAGGGCACGATCACCCTCCAGGTGGCCCTGTCGAAGGGCTCGGCCAACACGCTCGCCTTCACCGGCGCCCCGACCCTCGCCGACATCACGGTCAAGCCCCTCGCCGGCGCGAACGGCGCCCTCGTCGTCGGCAAGCAGTCCGGCCGCTGCCTGGACCTGTACAACAGCACCATCACCAACGGCACCCAGGCCGAGCTGTGGGACTGCAACGGCGGGTCCAACCAGGCCTGGACGTACACCTCCCGCAAGGAACTCGTGGTGTACGGGAACAAGTGCCTGGACGCCTACAACCTCGGTACCACCAACGGCACCAAGGTCGTCATCTGGGACTGCAACGGCCAGAACAACCAGAAGTGGAACGTCAACAGCGACGGCACGATCACCAACGTCAACGCGGGGCTGTGCCTCGACGCGAACGGGGCGGGCACGGCCAACCGCACCCCGATCGTGCTCTGGACCTGCGGCACCGCCGACAACCAGAAGTGGACGCTGACCTGA
- a CDS encoding nuclear transport factor 2 family protein: protein MGTAAGSAFDTDTLRRGIEEQTAATLLSLYADDAEIRVIDHNTQPSRPKVLHGRDEIGRMLDDVYSRDMTHKLEECIVQGDRAAFSESCRYSDGVRVLAESMITLRDGKIVEQTMIQAWDE, encoded by the coding sequence ATGGGCACCGCCGCAGGCTCCGCGTTCGACACCGACACTCTGCGCAGAGGCATTGAGGAACAGACCGCGGCGACACTGCTGTCGCTCTACGCCGACGACGCGGAGATACGCGTCATCGACCACAACACCCAGCCCAGCCGGCCCAAGGTGCTGCACGGCCGGGACGAGATCGGCCGGATGCTCGACGACGTCTACAGCCGGGACATGACCCACAAGCTGGAGGAGTGCATCGTCCAGGGTGACCGCGCCGCTTTCAGCGAGTCCTGCCGGTACAGCGACGGCGTGCGCGTCCTCGCCGAGTCGATGATCACGTTGCGGGACGGCAAGATCGTCGAGCAGACCATGATCCAGGCATGGGACGAGTAG
- a CDS encoding ABC transporter ATP-binding protein: MTIAETAGGRPPWRLLLDYVRPHRRSLLAGAALSLVTGATGLLLPLVARKLIDDLGDDRSISGALLALTALVVANSAVGALGSFVLRRTAESVVLGARRALSSYLLRLRIPAVDRSEPGDLMARITSDTTLLREVTTDSLVGLGTGGLTLAATVVMMGLVDPVLLGVTLAVILCAGTVLGVIVPRINRASRRAQDAVGVMGASLERVLGALRTVKASGAEHREEATLHAAAEESWRQSVRAAKWSAAAGNTAGLAMQTAFITVLAVGGARVATGAIEIGTLVAFLLYVFYLMSPIQQVVGAITQYQTGSAALSRIQEALRLPAEPASRPEPLPSPAAEPASLDFTDVRFRYADDLPYVHHGVTFAVPARGMTAFVGPSGAGKTTVFSLIERFYDPESGTIALDGRDLADWDLSGLRSSIGYVEQDAPVLSGSLRDNLLLGNPSADEDTVRGVLKTTRLEGLVERLPLGLDTLVGHRGTKLSGGERQRVAIARALLRHPRLLLLDEATSQLDAVNEAALRDTVADVARTTTVLVVAHRLSTVTMADRIVVMDAGRVRAVGTHRELVAGDPLYAELAATQFLATVD; this comes from the coding sequence GTGACCATCGCAGAGACCGCCGGCGGCCGGCCCCCGTGGCGGCTGTTGCTCGACTACGTACGGCCACACCGCCGGTCCCTGCTGGCGGGTGCGGCGCTGTCGCTGGTCACCGGCGCCACCGGGTTGCTCCTGCCCCTGGTGGCAAGGAAGTTGATCGACGACCTGGGCGACGACCGGTCGATATCGGGCGCGTTGCTCGCGCTGACGGCACTGGTAGTCGCCAACTCGGCGGTGGGTGCGCTGGGTTCGTTCGTGCTGCGGCGCACCGCGGAGTCGGTGGTGCTCGGCGCGCGGCGGGCGCTGTCCTCGTATCTGCTGCGGCTGCGGATCCCGGCCGTCGACCGGAGCGAGCCCGGCGATCTCATGGCCCGCATCACCTCCGACACGACGCTGCTGCGCGAGGTCACCACCGACTCTCTGGTGGGGCTCGGCACCGGCGGGCTCACGCTGGCCGCCACGGTCGTGATGATGGGCCTGGTCGACCCGGTGCTGCTGGGCGTCACGCTGGCCGTGATCCTCTGCGCGGGGACGGTCCTGGGCGTGATCGTGCCGCGGATCAACCGGGCGAGCCGCCGGGCGCAGGACGCGGTCGGCGTGATGGGCGCCTCGCTGGAGCGGGTGCTGGGCGCCCTGCGCACGGTGAAGGCGTCGGGCGCCGAGCACCGTGAGGAGGCGACGCTGCACGCGGCGGCCGAGGAGTCCTGGCGGCAGAGCGTGCGCGCCGCCAAGTGGTCGGCGGCCGCGGGCAACACGGCAGGACTGGCGATGCAGACGGCCTTCATCACCGTCCTCGCCGTGGGCGGGGCGCGGGTCGCGACGGGCGCCATCGAGATCGGCACGCTGGTGGCGTTCCTGCTGTACGTCTTCTATCTCATGTCGCCGATCCAGCAGGTCGTCGGCGCGATCACCCAGTACCAGACCGGTTCGGCGGCCCTGAGCCGGATCCAGGAGGCCCTGCGGCTGCCCGCCGAGCCGGCCTCCCGGCCCGAGCCGCTGCCCTCGCCCGCCGCCGAACCGGCCTCGCTGGACTTCACCGACGTCCGGTTCCGGTACGCCGACGATCTGCCGTACGTCCACCACGGGGTGACGTTCGCCGTGCCGGCCCGGGGCATGACCGCGTTCGTCGGCCCGTCGGGCGCGGGCAAGACCACGGTGTTCTCGCTCATCGAGCGGTTCTACGACCCCGAGTCCGGCACGATCGCCCTCGACGGGCGCGACCTCGCGGACTGGGACCTGTCCGGGTTGCGCTCCTCCATCGGCTATGTCGAGCAGGACGCCCCCGTGCTGTCGGGCTCGCTGCGCGACAACCTGCTGCTGGGGAACCCGTCGGCGGACGAAGACACCGTGCGGGGCGTGCTGAAGACGACCCGTCTGGAGGGCCTGGTCGAACGGCTGCCGCTGGGGCTGGACACCCTGGTCGGGCATCGCGGGACGAAGCTGTCCGGCGGCGAGCGGCAGCGGGTGGCCATCGCCCGCGCGCTGCTGCGCCACCCGAGGCTTCTCCTCCTGGACGAGGCGACCTCCCAGTTGGACGCGGTGAACGAGGCGGCGCTGCGCGACACCGTCGCCGACGTCGCCCGGACGACCACCGTCCTCGTCGTCGCGCACCGGTTGTCTACGGTCACGATGGCCGACCGGATCGTCGTCATGGACGCGGGCCGGGTCCGCGCGGTGGGGACGCACCGTGAGCTCGTGGCGGGCGACCCGCTCTACGCGGAGCTGGCAGCCACGCAGTTCCTGGCGACGGTCGACTGA
- a CDS encoding S-(hydroxymethyl)mycothiol dehydrogenase, producing MPQEVRAVIAPGKNEPVRVETIVIPDPGPGEAVVQVQACGVCHTDLHYKQGGINDEFPFLLGHEAAGVVESVGEGVTDVAPGDFVILNWRAVCGQCRACLRGRPWYCFDTHNAKQRMTLTDGTELSPALGIGAFAEKTLVAAGQCTKVDASVSAAVAGLLGCGVMAGIGAAINTGNVGRGDTVAVIGCGGVGDAAIAGSNLAGAAKIIAVDIDDRKLETARKMGATHTVNSKEADPVEAIRELTGGFGADVVIEAVGRPETYKQAFYGRDLAGTVVLVGVPTPEMKLELPLLDVFGRGGALKSSWYGDCLPSRDFPMLIDLHLQGRLDLGAFVTETIRLDEVEQAFERMHHGDVLRSVVVL from the coding sequence ATGCCGCAGGAAGTGCGCGCAGTGATCGCGCCGGGGAAGAACGAGCCGGTACGGGTGGAGACGATCGTGATCCCCGACCCCGGTCCCGGCGAGGCCGTGGTGCAGGTGCAGGCCTGTGGGGTCTGCCATACCGACCTGCACTACAAGCAGGGCGGGATCAACGACGAGTTCCCCTTCCTGCTGGGTCATGAGGCGGCCGGCGTGGTGGAGTCGGTCGGCGAGGGCGTCACCGACGTCGCGCCCGGCGACTTCGTCATCCTGAACTGGCGTGCGGTGTGCGGGCAGTGCCGGGCGTGTCTGCGCGGCAGGCCCTGGTACTGCTTCGACACCCACAACGCCAAGCAGCGGATGACCCTGACCGACGGCACCGAGCTGTCCCCGGCGCTGGGCATCGGGGCGTTCGCGGAGAAGACCCTGGTGGCGGCCGGGCAGTGCACGAAGGTCGACGCGTCGGTGTCGGCGGCCGTGGCGGGGCTCCTGGGCTGCGGGGTGATGGCGGGCATCGGCGCGGCGATCAACACCGGCAACGTGGGCCGCGGCGACACGGTCGCCGTGATCGGCTGCGGCGGTGTCGGCGACGCGGCGATCGCCGGGTCGAACCTGGCCGGCGCGGCGAAGATCATCGCCGTCGACATCGACGACCGCAAACTCGAGACCGCCCGGAAGATGGGCGCCACGCACACGGTCAACTCCAAGGAGGCCGACCCCGTCGAGGCGATCCGCGAGCTGACCGGTGGGTTCGGCGCGGACGTGGTGATCGAGGCCGTCGGCCGTCCGGAGACCTACAAGCAGGCCTTCTACGGCCGTGACCTGGCCGGCACGGTCGTCCTGGTCGGCGTGCCGACGCCGGAGATGAAGCTCGAGCTGCCCCTGCTGGACGTCTTCGGGCGCGGCGGGGCGCTGAAGTCGTCCTGGTACGGCGACTGTCTGCCCTCGCGTGACTTCCCGATGCTGATCGACCTGCACCTCCAGGGCCGCCTGGATCTGGGGGCGTTCGTGACCGAGACCATTCGACTCGACGAGGTGGAGCAGGCGTTCGAGCGCATGCACCACGGAGACGTCCTGCGCTCGGTGGTGGTGCTGTGA
- a CDS encoding MBL fold metallo-hydrolase, with translation MAARIERLVTSGQFSLDGGTWDVDNNVWIVGDDHEAIVIDAAHDADAILAAVGDRRLTAIVCTHAHNDHVSAAPALADATGATIWLHPDDLPLWKLTHPDREPDAHLADGQVIEAAGTDLTVLHTPGHAPGAVCLHDPGLGVLFTGDTLFQGGPGATGRSYSHFPTIITSIRDRLLALPPETKVLTGHGDTTTIGAEAPHLEEWIARGH, from the coding sequence ATGGCCGCGCGCATCGAACGCCTCGTCACCTCCGGCCAGTTCAGCCTCGACGGCGGCACCTGGGACGTCGACAACAACGTGTGGATCGTCGGCGACGACCACGAGGCGATCGTCATCGACGCCGCGCACGACGCCGACGCCATCCTGGCCGCCGTGGGCGACCGCCGGCTGACGGCCATCGTGTGCACCCACGCCCACAACGACCACGTCTCCGCCGCGCCCGCCCTCGCCGACGCGACCGGCGCCACGATCTGGCTGCACCCCGACGACCTGCCGCTGTGGAAGCTCACCCACCCGGACCGCGAGCCCGACGCCCACCTGGCCGACGGCCAGGTCATCGAGGCCGCCGGCACCGACCTCACCGTCCTGCACACCCCCGGGCACGCGCCCGGCGCGGTCTGCCTCCACGACCCCGGCCTCGGGGTGCTCTTCACCGGCGACACCCTCTTCCAGGGCGGACCGGGCGCCACCGGCCGTTCCTACTCCCACTTCCCGACGATCATCACCTCCATCAGGGACCGGCTGCTCGCCCTGCCGCCCGAGACGAAGGTGCTGACCGGTCACGGCGACACGACGACCATCGGCGCGGAGGCGCCGCACCTGGAGGAGTGGATCGCCCGGGGCCACTGA
- a CDS encoding SDR family oxidoreductase, with the protein MSGPLEGKVALVAGATRGAGRGIAVELGAAGAIVYVTGRTTRARRSESDRPETIEDTADLVTEAGGQGIAVPTDHLDPAQVRALVDRVADEQGGLDVLVNDIWGAEHLFEWDTPVWEHDLDNGLRLLRLAVETHAITSHHALPLLLRRPGGLVVEMTDGTTEYNRDTYRVNFFYDLAKTSVLRMAFALGHELGPRGATAVALTPGWLRSELMLEHFGVREDNWRDALDRFPHFAISETPRYVGRAVAALAADPDVARFNGRSLSSGGLAPVYGFTDLDGSRPDAWRYMVEVQDPGKAADTTGYR; encoded by the coding sequence ATGTCCGGTCCGCTGGAAGGCAAGGTCGCCCTGGTCGCCGGGGCGACACGGGGTGCGGGACGCGGCATCGCCGTGGAACTGGGGGCGGCCGGTGCCATCGTCTACGTGACGGGACGCACCACCCGCGCCCGGCGCTCCGAGAGCGACCGCCCCGAGACGATCGAGGACACCGCCGACCTGGTCACCGAGGCGGGCGGCCAGGGCATCGCCGTGCCCACCGACCACCTCGACCCGGCACAGGTCCGCGCCCTCGTCGACCGTGTCGCGGACGAGCAGGGCGGCCTCGACGTCCTCGTCAACGACATCTGGGGCGCCGAGCACCTCTTCGAGTGGGACACCCCGGTCTGGGAGCACGACCTGGACAACGGGCTCCGGCTGCTCCGGCTCGCCGTCGAGACCCACGCGATCACCAGCCACCACGCGCTGCCGCTGCTGCTGCGCCGGCCCGGCGGACTGGTCGTCGAGATGACCGACGGCACCACCGAGTACAACCGTGACACCTATCGCGTGAACTTCTTCTACGACCTCGCCAAGACATCCGTCCTGCGCATGGCCTTCGCCCTCGGCCACGAACTCGGGCCGCGCGGCGCCACCGCCGTCGCGCTCACCCCCGGCTGGCTGCGGTCGGAGCTGATGCTCGAACACTTCGGCGTACGCGAGGACAACTGGCGGGACGCCCTGGACCGCTTCCCCCACTTCGCCATCTCGGAGACACCACGTTACGTCGGCCGGGCGGTCGCCGCCCTGGCCGCCGACCCCGACGTGGCCCGCTTCAACGGGCGGTCCCTGTCCAGCGGGGGCCTCGCCCCGGTGTACGGCTTCACCGACCTCGACGGCAGCCGCCCGGACGCCTGGCGCTACATGGTCGAGGTGCAGGACCCCGGGAAGGCGGCGGACACCACCGGCTACCGCTGA
- a CDS encoding MFS transporter, which translates to MHTPTERAASPWRVRDFRVLFSATALSQLGTNVSYVAVPLVAVTALDASPGQVGALAALSTVAFLFIGLPAGVWVDRTRHSRILIGADLGRAVLFSSVPVAWWSDALTLAHLYAVVLLNGCATVFFDVGSQSVLPRLVDRAALVRANTAVVSLMAVGNIAGRGAGGGLVQLLTAPVAVLCAAGGYLASALQLCALRPDDDPPRPAPESRLGAQIAEGVRHVLGDRELRALALTAALSNFGSQIVTTMLPILFVRELHLSAGALGLFWGAGGLGLLLGAWCARPLAGRLGHGRALGLTGLVLAPAALLVPLIGRGPWLWIAGAAWVLTLFKTGVDNVLGVSLRQRMTPDALLGRMNATFRFILTGALAVGAAVSGLIGELAGVRAALWVGGALLAVNFLPVFLSPVRARRELPQQRVTVPISRKVPR; encoded by the coding sequence GTGCATACCCCCACCGAGCGGGCCGCCTCACCCTGGCGCGTCCGCGACTTCCGCGTCCTGTTCTCGGCCACCGCGCTGAGCCAACTCGGCACGAACGTGAGCTACGTCGCCGTACCCCTCGTCGCGGTGACCGCGCTCGACGCGAGTCCCGGACAGGTGGGTGCCCTGGCCGCGCTGAGCACGGTCGCGTTCCTGTTCATCGGGCTGCCGGCCGGGGTCTGGGTGGACCGGACGCGGCACAGCCGCATCCTGATCGGCGCGGATCTGGGCCGGGCCGTGCTGTTCTCCTCCGTGCCCGTCGCCTGGTGGTCCGACGCGCTCACCCTCGCCCACCTGTACGCGGTGGTCCTTCTCAACGGGTGCGCGACCGTGTTCTTCGACGTCGGCTCGCAGAGCGTGCTGCCCCGACTGGTCGACCGCGCCGCCCTGGTGCGGGCCAACACGGCCGTCGTGAGCCTCATGGCCGTGGGCAACATCGCGGGACGCGGCGCGGGCGGCGGACTCGTCCAACTGCTCACCGCACCCGTGGCCGTGCTCTGCGCGGCCGGCGGCTACCTCGCCTCCGCGCTCCAGCTCTGCGCACTGCGGCCGGACGACGACCCGCCCCGACCGGCGCCCGAGAGCCGACTGGGCGCCCAGATCGCGGAGGGCGTACGGCACGTACTCGGCGACCGGGAGCTGCGGGCGCTCGCGCTCACCGCCGCCCTCAGCAACTTCGGCTCGCAGATCGTCACCACCATGCTGCCGATCCTGTTCGTCCGTGAACTCCACCTCTCCGCAGGTGCGTTGGGCCTGTTCTGGGGAGCGGGCGGGCTCGGGCTGCTGCTCGGCGCGTGGTGCGCCCGGCCGCTGGCCGGACGTCTCGGACACGGCCGGGCGCTCGGCCTCACCGGGCTGGTCCTGGCACCCGCGGCCCTGCTCGTGCCCCTGATCGGCCGGGGGCCCTGGCTGTGGATCGCGGGGGCGGCCTGGGTGCTGACCCTGTTCAAGACCGGCGTGGACAACGTCCTCGGCGTGAGCCTGCGCCAGCGGATGACCCCGGACGCCCTCCTGGGCCGGATGAACGCCACCTTCCGCTTCATCCTGACCGGGGCGCTGGCCGTGGGCGCCGCCGTCTCCGGCCTCATCGGCGAACTGGCCGGAGTGCGGGCCGCCCTCTGGGTGGGCGGCGCGCTGCTGGCGGTGAACTTCCTGCCCGTCTTCCTCTCCCCGGTCCGCGCCCGCCGTGAGCTCCCGCAACAGCGGGTCACGGTGCCGATCAGCCGGAAAGTGCCGCGCTGA
- a CDS encoding L,D-transpeptidase family protein, producing the protein MGDIRRRGAVVLGLTGLIAPLTLVLGTAPAQAASCTTTAGPYQKQVEKFLGRPVDGKQSTTDCKAIRAFQNKHGITPNIGYAGPVTWGVMDLMNKQKAVGNKPNKAGKCPTNKGRIACVNLTLQISWIQDGSKLVYGPVPVRTGRNGYETRTGLKKIYWRHIDHVSSIYNVPMPYSQFFDGGQAFHSVGLSMWNPPGSHGCVNMTTTTAKKYWSLLKNGDDVFVYGRKPGT; encoded by the coding sequence ATGGGGGACATACGCAGACGAGGAGCCGTCGTGCTCGGGCTCACCGGCCTGATCGCGCCGCTGACGCTGGTGCTGGGTACGGCGCCGGCGCAGGCCGCGAGCTGTACGACGACGGCCGGGCCGTACCAGAAGCAGGTCGAGAAGTTCCTCGGCCGGCCTGTCGACGGCAAGCAGTCGACCACCGACTGCAAGGCCATCCGGGCCTTCCAGAACAAGCACGGCATCACCCCGAACATCGGCTACGCCGGGCCCGTCACCTGGGGCGTGATGGACCTCATGAACAAGCAGAAGGCGGTGGGCAACAAGCCCAACAAGGCCGGCAAGTGCCCGACCAACAAGGGTCGCATCGCCTGCGTCAACCTCACCCTCCAGATCAGCTGGATCCAGGACGGCAGCAAGCTCGTCTACGGGCCCGTCCCGGTCCGTACCGGCCGCAACGGGTACGAGACCCGCACCGGCCTGAAGAAGATCTACTGGCGGCACATCGACCACGTGTCGAGCATCTACAACGTGCCGATGCCCTACAGCCAGTTCTTCGACGGCGGCCAGGCCTTCCACTCGGTCGGTCTCAGCATGTGGAACCCGCCGGGCTCCCACGGCTGCGTCAACATGACCACCACGACCGCCAAGAAGTACTGGTCGCTGCTGAAGAACGGCGACGACGTCTTCGTGTACGGCCGCAAGCCGGGCACCTGA